The following are encoded in a window of Fusarium oxysporum f. sp. lycopersici 4287 chromosome 5, whole genome shotgun sequence genomic DNA:
- a CDS encoding CAMK/CAMK1/CAMK1-CMK protein kinase codes for MVYDELEMLQKLKHPHIVKFVDWFESRDKFYIVTQLATGGELFDRICEQGKFTEKDAAETIKQILLAVDFLHKNNIVHRDLKPENLLYLSKDPDSDLVLADFGIAKMLDGKGESLKTMAGSFGYAAPEVMRKEGHGKPVDMWSMGVITYTLLCGYSPFRSENLQDLIRECTENSVVFHERYWKDVSNDAKDFILHLINPDADQRWTSEVEHHCRHERKCLS; via the exons ATGGTCTATGACGAGCTCGAGATGCTCCAGAAACTCAAGCATCCTCACATTGTCAAGTTTGTTGACTGGTTCGAGTCGAGA GACAAGTTTTATATCGTGACACAGCTTGCTACCGGCGGTGAGCTCTTCGATCGCATTTGCGAGCAGGGCAAGTTCACTGAGAAGGATGCCGCTGAGACTATTAAGCAAATTCTACTTGCTGTCGATTTCCTTCACAAGAACAACATTGTTCACAGAG ATCTCAAGCCCGAGAACCTCCTTTACCTCAGCAAAGATCCCGATTCTGACCTTGTCTTGGCCGACTTCGGTATTGCCAAGATGCTCGACGGAAAGGGCGAGTCTCTCAAGACCATGGCTGGCTCTTTCGGTTATGCTGCCCCCGAGGTGATGCGCAAGGAAGGTCATGGAAAGCCTGTGGATATGTGGTCCATGGGTGTTATCACTTACACTTTGCTCTGTGGTTACTCGCCTTTCCGCAGTGAGAACCTCCAGGACCTTATCCGGGAGTGCACTGAGAACTCGGTTGTCTTCCACGAGCGATACTGGAAGGACGTCAGCAACGATGCAAAAGACTTCATCTTGCATCTGATCAACCCAGATGCTGATCAGCGTTGGACCAGCGAGGTAGAACATCACTGTCGTCACGAGCGGAAATGCTTGAGCTAA
- a CDS encoding ubiquitin-conjugating enzyme E2 W codes for MAGATRDRRLVKELGKIHKDGMPPGITLIERNDSVAGDWFVDIQVLDDNPLYKDQIYRLKFHFPKMYPIEPPEVTFDKQADRPIPMHPHIYSNGIICLDLLGQQGWSPVQSVSSVCMSIQSMLTSNDKNERPPGDEDFVRGNKQRPRDIEFLYHDNTV; via the exons ATGGCTGGAGCCACGCGGGATAGGCGTTTGGTTAAGGAGCTGGGCAAG ATTCATAAGGATGGAATGCCCCCTGGTATCACATTGATAGAACGCAACGACAGTGTTGCTGGCGACTGGTTTGTTGATATCCAGGTTCTCGACGACAACCCGCTTTACAAGGACCAAATCTACCGCCTCAAGTTCCACTTCCCCAAGATGTATCCCATAG AGCCCCCCGAGGTCACCTTTGACAAGCAAGCCGATCGGCCCATTCCTATGCATCCTCACATATACTCCAACGGCATCATCTGTCTCGATCTTTTAGGTCAACAGGGTTGGAGTCCCGTCCAGAGCGTTTCGAGCGTATGCATGAGCATCCAAAGCATGTTGACGAGCAATGACAAAAATGAGCGACCTCCTGGCGATGAGGACTTCGTGCGAGGCAATAAGCAACGGCCCCGAGACATCGAGTTCCTCTACCACGATAACACCGTGTGA
- a CDS encoding lysine-specific histone demethylase 1, which yields MAPRIEFNVEQIRNKARKDLLYLLEGVRGKKNVVLDQSLVGPIGTIVKVAVLQEYGVDKFFILENDNADTSQRNVVFISRGECGRHAEAIAAQIKRIQRESQTGHDFHIFWVPRRTLVSDKLLEEAGVLGDVNIAELPLSFFPLEKDVLSLELDDSFRNLYLSKDVTPNFLMAKALMEIQRNHGLFPRVIGKGDNAKRVADLLSRMRQELLAGEDTSEANKIGLTPSTTNESVIIIDREVDFVTPLLTQLTYEGLIDEVFEIHNNQTKVDTTVVGAPAQASAATSQSRKRTIQLDSSDKLYEQLRDANFAIVGSLLNKVARRLQKVQSDYESKHKTKTIAELKDFVSQLPGYQQEQQSARIHTGLAEEIIKHTRTDQFKGLLEVQQNLAAGADPSSQFDGIEELIARDAPIAQTLRLLCIYSCISGGIRPKEFDQFRRLILEGYGYQHLLTLSNLEKLQLFLSKSSPLAGMIPIPGNNAGPTGSKTNYTYLRKQLRLIVDEVQEDDPNDISYVYSGYAPLSIRLVQCILQKQYLLSVTKGNSANAAGAPPGVGTQGWQGFDEAVKHVRGQTFYEHQKGEDKAVKARALLSGSGNKQTVFVVFVGGITFTEIAALRFIAKQEEGRRNIVICTTSIINGNKMMESAIEKESFAKESVPVSTT from the exons ATGGCTCCCCGGATAGAATTCAACGTCGAGCAGATTCGCAACAAGGCGAGAAAGGATCTGTTGTATCTCCTCGAAGGC GTTCGCGGGAAGAAGAATGTCGTTCTAGACCAAAGTCTCGTCGGCCCAATCGGGACTATAGTCAAAGTTGCCGTCCTTCAAGAATATGGAGTAGATAAGTTCTTCATTCTAGAGAATGACAATGCCGATACCAGCCAGCGCAATGTTGTCTTTATTTCTCGTGGCGAATGCGGCCGCCATGCTGAAGCTATAGCTG CTCAAATTAAGCGTATTCAGCGCGAAAGCCAAACCGGGCACGACTTTCACATATTCTGGGTCCCTCGCAGAACCCTCGTCTCCGACAAGCTTCTAGAAGAGGCCGGTGTATTAGGCGATGTCAACATTGCGGAATTGCCGCTATCATTCTTCCCTCTGGAGAAGGATGTTCTGTCACTCGAGCTCGACGACTCATTCCGCAACCTGTACCTATCCAAAGACGTTACACCCAACTTCCTTATGGCCAAAGCCCTTATGGAGATTCAAAGAAACCATGGCCTATTCCCGCGAGTGATAGGGAAGGGTGATAACGCAAAGCGCGTTGCTGACTTGCTTTCTCGCATGCGCCAGGAGCTTCTTGCTGGTGAAGATACGTCAGAAGCCAACAAGATTGGGTTGACGCCTAGCACAACCAATGAGAGCGTAATTATCATCGATCGCGAAGTTGACTTTGTTACACCCTTGCTCACTCAACTGACATACGAGGGACTCATTGATGAAGTCTTCGAGATCCACAACAATCAGACCAAAGTCGACACAACAGTTGTCGGTGCACCGGCACAGGCCTCGGCTGCAACTTCACAAAGCCGGAAACGAACGATCCAGTTGGACTCGAGCGACAAGCTTTATGAACAATTACGTGACGCCAACTTTGCGATCGTTGGAAGCCTCCTCAACAAAGTTGCGAGGCGGCTGCAGAAGGTGCAAAGCGATTACGAAAGTAAACACAAAACAAAGACTATTGCGGAACTCAAAGACTTTGTCAGTCAATTGCCAGGATACCAACAAGAACAGCAGAGTGCGAGAATACACACAGGCCTCGCGGAGGAGATCATTAAACATACCCGGACAGACCAGTTCAAGGGTCTTTTGGAGGTTCAGCAAAATCTCGCTGCTGGGGCTGATCCGTCAAGCCAGTTCGATGGCATCGAAGAATTAATAGCGCGAGACGCTCCTATTGCGCAAACTCTAAGATTACTGTGTATCTACTCGTGCATATCTGGGGGCATAAGACCTAAGGAATTTGATCAATTCAGGCGACTCATTCTGGAAGGCTACGGCTACCAGCATCTCCTCACGCTTAGCAACCTAGAGAAACTACAACTCTTTCTGTCCAAGTCGTCACCTCTGGCTGGAATGATCCCCATCCCAGGCAACAACGCCGGCCCAACGGGAAGCAAGACGAATTATACGTATCTTCGCAAGCAGCTTCGGCTCATCGTTGATGAGGTTCAAGAGGACGATCCAAACGATATATCCTATGTGTACAGTGGCTATGCTCCTCTTTCGATTCGCCTCGTTCAATGCATTCTGCAGAAGCAATATCTGCTTTCGGTGACTAAGGGAAACAGCGCCAACGCAGCGGGAGCGCCCCCAGGCGTCGGCAcgcaaggatggcaagggTTCGATGAAGCTGTCAAACACGTTCGTGGGCAGACGTTTTATGAGCACCAGAAGGGTGAGGATAAGGCTGTCAAAGCGCGGGCATTGCTCTCTGGAAGTGGCAACAAGCAGACTGTCTTTGTTGTGTTCGTCGGCGGCATCACTTTCACCGAGATTGCTGCTTTAAGGTTTATTGCAAAGCAGGAAGAAG GACGGAGAAATATTGTAATTTGCACAACGTCAATCATCAACGGAAACAAAATGATGGAATCCGCGATCGAAAAAGAATCGTTTGCGAAGGAGAGTGTGCCCGTTTCAACGACCTGA
- a CDS encoding CAMK/CAMK1/CAMK1-CMK protein kinase, with protein sequence MSCCSPFPRLQDKFYIVTQLATGGELFDRICEQGKFTEKDAAETIKQILLAVDFLHKNNIVHRDLKPENLLYLSKDPDSDLVLADFGIAKMLDGKGESLKTMAGSFGYAAPEVMRKEGHGKPVDMWSMGVITYTLLCGYSPFRSENLQDLIRECTENSVVFHERYWKDVSNDAKDFILHLINPDADQRWTSEEALGHIWLTGKNATDYNLLPEIKSFRARSRFRRIIEKIKLQARIEKLKAMEEDPENSDLSAIFSEVARAKLADDKEEKEVLRVTQEVEKDAKRRSFQA encoded by the exons ATGTCATGTTGCTCACCTTTTCCGCGTCTTCAGGACAAGTTTTATATCGTGACACAGCTTGCTACCGGCGGTGAGCTCTTCGATCGCATTTGCGAGCAGGGCAAGTTCACTGAGAAGGATGCCGCTGAGACTATTAAGCAAATTCTACTTGCTGTCGATTTCCTTCACAAGAACAACATTGTTCACAGAG ATCTCAAGCCCGAGAACCTCCTTTACCTCAGCAAAGATCCCGATTCTGACCTTGTCTTGGCCGACTTCGGTATTGCCAAGATGCTCGACGGAAAGGGCGAGTCTCTCAAGACCATGGCTGGCTCTTTCGGTTATGCTGCCCCCGAGGTGATGCGCAAGGAAGGTCATGGAAAGCCTGTGGATATGTGGTCCATGGGTGTTATCACTTACACTTTGCTCTGTGGTTACTCGCCTTTCCGCAGTGAGAACCTCCAGGACCTTATCCGGGAGTGCACTGAGAACTCGGTTGTCTTCCACGAGCGATACTGGAAGGACGTCAGCAACGATGCAAAAGACTTCATCTTGCATCTGATCAACCCAGATGCTGATCAGCGTTGGACCAGCGAG GAAGCTTTGGGTCATATCTGGCTCACCGGAAAGAACGCTACCGACTACAACTTGTTGCCCGAGATCAAGTCTTTCCGCGCCAGAAGCCGATTCAGGCGCATCatcgagaagatcaagctCCAAGCACGtatcgagaagctcaaggctatGGAGGAGGACCCGGAGAACTCGGATCTTTCAGCTATCTTCTCCGAGGTCGCCAGAGCAAAGCTCGCCGACGacaaggaggagaaagaagttCTCCGTGTCACTCAAGAGGTCGAAAAGGATGCCAAGCGTCGAAGTTTCCAGgcttaa
- a CDS encoding CAMK/CAMK1/CAMK1-CMK protein kinase, with protein MVYDELEMLQKLKHPHIVKFVDWFESRDKFYIVTQLATGGELFDRICEQGKFTEKDAAETIKQILLAVDFLHKNNIVHRDLKPENLLYLSKDPDSDLVLADFGIAKMLDGKGESLKTMAGSFGYAAPEVMRKEGHGKPVDMWSMGVITYTLLCGYSPFRSENLQDLIRECTENSVVFHERYWKDVSNDAKDFILHLINPDADQRWTSEEALGHIWLTGKNATDYNLLPEIKSFRARSRFRRIIEKIKLQARIEKLKAMEEDPENSDLSAIFSEVARAKLADDKEEKEVLRVTQEVEKDAKRRSFQA; from the exons ATGGTCTATGACGAGCTCGAGATGCTCCAGAAACTCAAGCATCCTCACATTGTCAAGTTTGTTGACTGGTTCGAGTCGAGA GACAAGTTTTATATCGTGACACAGCTTGCTACCGGCGGTGAGCTCTTCGATCGCATTTGCGAGCAGGGCAAGTTCACTGAGAAGGATGCCGCTGAGACTATTAAGCAAATTCTACTTGCTGTCGATTTCCTTCACAAGAACAACATTGTTCACAGAG ATCTCAAGCCCGAGAACCTCCTTTACCTCAGCAAAGATCCCGATTCTGACCTTGTCTTGGCCGACTTCGGTATTGCCAAGATGCTCGACGGAAAGGGCGAGTCTCTCAAGACCATGGCTGGCTCTTTCGGTTATGCTGCCCCCGAGGTGATGCGCAAGGAAGGTCATGGAAAGCCTGTGGATATGTGGTCCATGGGTGTTATCACTTACACTTTGCTCTGTGGTTACTCGCCTTTCCGCAGTGAGAACCTCCAGGACCTTATCCGGGAGTGCACTGAGAACTCGGTTGTCTTCCACGAGCGATACTGGAAGGACGTCAGCAACGATGCAAAAGACTTCATCTTGCATCTGATCAACCCAGATGCTGATCAGCGTTGGACCAGCGAG GAAGCTTTGGGTCATATCTGGCTCACCGGAAAGAACGCTACCGACTACAACTTGTTGCCCGAGATCAAGTCTTTCCGCGCCAGAAGCCGATTCAGGCGCATCatcgagaagatcaagctCCAAGCACGtatcgagaagctcaaggctatGGAGGAGGACCCGGAGAACTCGGATCTTTCAGCTATCTTCTCCGAGGTCGCCAGAGCAAAGCTCGCCGACGacaaggaggagaaagaagttCTCCGTGTCACTCAAGAGGTCGAAAAGGATGCCAAGCGTCGAAGTTTCCAGgcttaa
- a CDS encoding CAMK/CAMK1/CAMK1-CMK protein kinase — MSFAGMLNRLHGQPESYDKKAKYRFGRTLGAGTYGVVREADGPTGKVAVKIILKRNVKGNEQMVYDELEMLQKLKHPHIVKFVDWFESRDKFYIVTQLATGGELFDRICEQGKFTEKDAAETIKQILLAVDFLHKNNIVHRDLKPENLLYLSKDPDSDLVLADFGIAKMLDGKGESLKTMAGSFGYAAPEVMRKEGHGKPVDMWSMGVITYTLLCGYSPFRSENLQDLIRECTENSVVFHERYWKDVSNDAKDFILHLINPDADQRWTSEEALGHIWLTGKNATDYNLLPEIKSFRARSRFRRIIEKIKLQARIEKLKAMEEDPENSDLSAIFSEVARAKLADDKEEKEVLRVTQEVEKDAKRRSFQA, encoded by the exons ATGAGTT TCGCCGGCATGTTGAACAGGCTTCATGGCCAACCCGAGAGCTACGATAAGAA AGCTAAGTACAGGTTTGGTCGAACACTCGGAGCTGGAACATATGGAGTCGTCAGGGAGGCTGATGGCCCAACTGGCAAGGTTGCCGTCAAGATAATCCTCAAACGAAATGTGAAGGGAAACGAACAGATGGTCTATGACGAGCTCGAGATGCTCCAGAAACTCAAGCATCCTCACATTGTCAAGTTTGTTGACTGGTTCGAGTCGAGA GACAAGTTTTATATCGTGACACAGCTTGCTACCGGCGGTGAGCTCTTCGATCGCATTTGCGAGCAGGGCAAGTTCACTGAGAAGGATGCCGCTGAGACTATTAAGCAAATTCTACTTGCTGTCGATTTCCTTCACAAGAACAACATTGTTCACAGAG ATCTCAAGCCCGAGAACCTCCTTTACCTCAGCAAAGATCCCGATTCTGACCTTGTCTTGGCCGACTTCGGTATTGCCAAGATGCTCGACGGAAAGGGCGAGTCTCTCAAGACCATGGCTGGCTCTTTCGGTTATGCTGCCCCCGAGGTGATGCGCAAGGAAGGTCATGGAAAGCCTGTGGATATGTGGTCCATGGGTGTTATCACTTACACTTTGCTCTGTGGTTACTCGCCTTTCCGCAGTGAGAACCTCCAGGACCTTATCCGGGAGTGCACTGAGAACTCGGTTGTCTTCCACGAGCGATACTGGAAGGACGTCAGCAACGATGCAAAAGACTTCATCTTGCATCTGATCAACCCAGATGCTGATCAGCGTTGGACCAGCGAG GAAGCTTTGGGTCATATCTGGCTCACCGGAAAGAACGCTACCGACTACAACTTGTTGCCCGAGATCAAGTCTTTCCGCGCCAGAAGCCGATTCAGGCGCATCatcgagaagatcaagctCCAAGCACGtatcgagaagctcaaggctatGGAGGAGGACCCGGAGAACTCGGATCTTTCAGCTATCTTCTCCGAGGTCGCCAGAGCAAAGCTCGCCGACGacaaggaggagaaagaagttCTCCGTGTCACTCAAGAGGTCGAAAAGGATGCCAAGCGTCGAAGTTTCCAGgcttaa
- a CDS encoding CAMK/CAMK1/CAMK1-CMK protein kinase — translation MLNRLHGQPESYDKKAKYRFGRTLGAGTYGVVREADGPTGKVAVKIILKRNVKGNEQMVYDELEMLQKLKHPHIVKFVDWFESRDKFYIVTQLATGGELFDRICEQGKFTEKDAAETIKQILLAVDFLHKNNIVHRDLKPENLLYLSKDPDSDLVLADFGIAKMLDGKGESLKTMAGSFGYAAPEVMRKEGHGKPVDMWSMGVITYTLLCGYSPFRSENLQDLIRECTENSVVFHERYWKDVSNDAKDFILHLINPDADQRWTSEEALGHIWLTGKNATDYNLLPEIKSFRARSRFRRIIEKIKLQARIEKLKAMEEDPENSDLSAIFSEVARAKLADDKEEKEVLRVTQEVEKDAKRRSFQA, via the exons ATGTTGAACAGGCTTCATGGCCAACCCGAGAGCTACGATAAGAA AGCTAAGTACAGGTTTGGTCGAACACTCGGAGCTGGAACATATGGAGTCGTCAGGGAGGCTGATGGCCCAACTGGCAAGGTTGCCGTCAAGATAATCCTCAAACGAAATGTGAAGGGAAACGAACAGATGGTCTATGACGAGCTCGAGATGCTCCAGAAACTCAAGCATCCTCACATTGTCAAGTTTGTTGACTGGTTCGAGTCGAGA GACAAGTTTTATATCGTGACACAGCTTGCTACCGGCGGTGAGCTCTTCGATCGCATTTGCGAGCAGGGCAAGTTCACTGAGAAGGATGCCGCTGAGACTATTAAGCAAATTCTACTTGCTGTCGATTTCCTTCACAAGAACAACATTGTTCACAGAG ATCTCAAGCCCGAGAACCTCCTTTACCTCAGCAAAGATCCCGATTCTGACCTTGTCTTGGCCGACTTCGGTATTGCCAAGATGCTCGACGGAAAGGGCGAGTCTCTCAAGACCATGGCTGGCTCTTTCGGTTATGCTGCCCCCGAGGTGATGCGCAAGGAAGGTCATGGAAAGCCTGTGGATATGTGGTCCATGGGTGTTATCACTTACACTTTGCTCTGTGGTTACTCGCCTTTCCGCAGTGAGAACCTCCAGGACCTTATCCGGGAGTGCACTGAGAACTCGGTTGTCTTCCACGAGCGATACTGGAAGGACGTCAGCAACGATGCAAAAGACTTCATCTTGCATCTGATCAACCCAGATGCTGATCAGCGTTGGACCAGCGAG GAAGCTTTGGGTCATATCTGGCTCACCGGAAAGAACGCTACCGACTACAACTTGTTGCCCGAGATCAAGTCTTTCCGCGCCAGAAGCCGATTCAGGCGCATCatcgagaagatcaagctCCAAGCACGtatcgagaagctcaaggctatGGAGGAGGACCCGGAGAACTCGGATCTTTCAGCTATCTTCTCCGAGGTCGCCAGAGCAAAGCTCGCCGACGacaaggaggagaaagaagttCTCCGTGTCACTCAAGAGGTCGAAAAGGATGCCAAGCGTCGAAGTTTCCAGgcttaa
- a CDS encoding CAMK/CAMK1/CAMK1-CMK protein kinase, which translates to MPLRLLSKFYLLSISFTRTTLFTEVQCFKQHIPGHQLTQFSDLKPENLLYLSKDPDSDLVLADFGIAKMLDGKGESLKTMAGSFGYAAPEVMRKEGHGKPVDMWSMGVITYTLLCGYSPFRSENLQDLIRECTENSVVFHERYWKDVSNDAKDFILHLINPDADQRWTSEEALGHIWLTGKNATDYNLLPEIKSFRARSRFRRIIEKIKLQARIEKLKAMEEDPENSDLSAIFSEVARAKLADDKEEKEVLRVTQEVEKDAKRRSFQA; encoded by the exons ATGCCGCTGAGACTATTAAGCAAATTCTACTTGCTGTCGATTTCCTTCACAAGAACAACATTGTTCACAGAGGTACAGTGCTTCAAACAGCACATCCCTGGACACCAACTAACCCAATTTTCAGATCTCAAGCCCGAGAACCTCCTTTACCTCAGCAAAGATCCCGATTCTGACCTTGTCTTGGCCGACTTCGGTATTGCCAAGATGCTCGACGGAAAGGGCGAGTCTCTCAAGACCATGGCTGGCTCTTTCGGTTATGCTGCCCCCGAGGTGATGCGCAAGGAAGGTCATGGAAAGCCTGTGGATATGTGGTCCATGGGTGTTATCACTTACACTTTGCTCTGTGGTTACTCGCCTTTCCGCAGTGAGAACCTCCAGGACCTTATCCGGGAGTGCACTGAGAACTCGGTTGTCTTCCACGAGCGATACTGGAAGGACGTCAGCAACGATGCAAAAGACTTCATCTTGCATCTGATCAACCCAGATGCTGATCAGCGTTGGACCAGCGAG GAAGCTTTGGGTCATATCTGGCTCACCGGAAAGAACGCTACCGACTACAACTTGTTGCCCGAGATCAAGTCTTTCCGCGCCAGAAGCCGATTCAGGCGCATCatcgagaagatcaagctCCAAGCACGtatcgagaagctcaaggctatGGAGGAGGACCCGGAGAACTCGGATCTTTCAGCTATCTTCTCCGAGGTCGCCAGAGCAAAGCTCGCCGACGacaaggaggagaaagaagttCTCCGTGTCACTCAAGAGGTCGAAAAGGATGCCAAGCGTCGAAGTTTCCAGgcttaa
- a CDS encoding CAMK/CAMK1/CAMK1-CMK protein kinase has product MSFAGMLNRLHGQPESYDKKAKYRFGRTLGAGTYGVVREADGPTGKVAVKIILKRNVKGNEQMVYDELEMLQKLKHPHIVKFVDWFESRDKFYIVTQLATGGELFDRICEQGKFTEKDAAETIKQILLAVDFLHKNNIVHRDLKPENLLYLSKDPDSDLVLADFGIAKMLDGKGESLKTMAGSFGYAAPEVMRKEGHGKPVDMWSMGVITYTLLCGYSPFRSENLQDLIRECTENSVVFHERYWKDVSNDAKDFILHLINPDADQRWTSEVEHHCRHERKCLS; this is encoded by the exons ATGAGTT TCGCCGGCATGTTGAACAGGCTTCATGGCCAACCCGAGAGCTACGATAAGAA AGCTAAGTACAGGTTTGGTCGAACACTCGGAGCTGGAACATATGGAGTCGTCAGGGAGGCTGATGGCCCAACTGGCAAGGTTGCCGTCAAGATAATCCTCAAACGAAATGTGAAGGGAAACGAACAGATGGTCTATGACGAGCTCGAGATGCTCCAGAAACTCAAGCATCCTCACATTGTCAAGTTTGTTGACTGGTTCGAGTCGAGA GACAAGTTTTATATCGTGACACAGCTTGCTACCGGCGGTGAGCTCTTCGATCGCATTTGCGAGCAGGGCAAGTTCACTGAGAAGGATGCCGCTGAGACTATTAAGCAAATTCTACTTGCTGTCGATTTCCTTCACAAGAACAACATTGTTCACAGAG ATCTCAAGCCCGAGAACCTCCTTTACCTCAGCAAAGATCCCGATTCTGACCTTGTCTTGGCCGACTTCGGTATTGCCAAGATGCTCGACGGAAAGGGCGAGTCTCTCAAGACCATGGCTGGCTCTTTCGGTTATGCTGCCCCCGAGGTGATGCGCAAGGAAGGTCATGGAAAGCCTGTGGATATGTGGTCCATGGGTGTTATCACTTACACTTTGCTCTGTGGTTACTCGCCTTTCCGCAGTGAGAACCTCCAGGACCTTATCCGGGAGTGCACTGAGAACTCGGTTGTCTTCCACGAGCGATACTGGAAGGACGTCAGCAACGATGCAAAAGACTTCATCTTGCATCTGATCAACCCAGATGCTGATCAGCGTTGGACCAGCGAGGTAGAACATCACTGTCGTCACGAGCGGAAATGCTTGAGCTAA